The Klebsiella sp. RHBSTW-00484 genome includes a window with the following:
- a CDS encoding 3-hydroxyacyl-CoA dehydrogenase → MTQTLHTVAVIGGGTMGAGIVEVAASAGHSVLLYDISADAITRAVDGIAQRLASRVSRGKLRVEQAQALLARITPATELNQLADAQLVIEAASERLEIKQALFSQLAEICSPSTLLTSNTSSISITAIAAGIKHPERVAGLHFFNPAPVMKLVEVVSGLATSAEVVEQLCQSVSAWGKQPVRCRSTPGFIVNRVARPFYAEAWRALEEQVATPEVIDAALRDGGGFPMGPLALTDLIGQDVNFAVTCSVFNAFWQDRRFLPSLLQQELAIAGRLGKKSGHGVYRWPVEAAPELALAAVPAASGAKNIKRDVVTELDEVLLLETTGETALALSVQHNRPVVLYDYAAGDTVVLASAAINSQAATDKAVYFYQQQGKKVLRIADYPGLLVWRTVAMLANEALDALQKGVASAEDIDTAMRLGVNYPQGPIGWGESLGWGRVLRLLENLQQHYGEERYRPSALLREKALLEMRHE, encoded by the coding sequence ATGACGCAAACACTCCACACCGTCGCCGTGATTGGCGGCGGCACCATGGGCGCAGGCATCGTTGAAGTGGCTGCCAGCGCCGGGCATTCGGTGCTGCTGTATGACATTTCCGCTGACGCGATTACCCGCGCTGTTGACGGTATCGCCCAGCGCCTGGCTTCCCGCGTCAGCCGTGGAAAACTCCGCGTTGAGCAGGCGCAGGCGCTGCTGGCGCGTATTACTCCGGCAACTGAACTGAATCAGCTTGCGGATGCGCAACTGGTGATTGAAGCGGCGTCCGAGCGTCTGGAGATCAAACAGGCGCTGTTCAGCCAACTGGCGGAGATCTGCTCCCCGTCGACGCTGTTGACCAGCAATACCTCGTCGATTTCCATAACCGCCATTGCCGCTGGCATTAAACATCCCGAGCGCGTAGCGGGTCTGCATTTCTTTAACCCCGCTCCGGTGATGAAGCTGGTCGAAGTGGTCAGCGGGCTGGCGACCTCAGCCGAAGTGGTTGAGCAACTGTGCCAGTCCGTAAGCGCCTGGGGTAAACAGCCGGTGCGCTGCCGTTCAACGCCGGGCTTTATTGTCAACCGCGTGGCGCGTCCGTTTTACGCCGAAGCCTGGCGAGCGCTGGAAGAGCAGGTGGCTACGCCTGAGGTGATTGACGCCGCATTGCGCGACGGCGGCGGGTTCCCGATGGGGCCGCTGGCGCTGACCGACCTTATCGGCCAGGACGTCAATTTTGCGGTGACCTGTTCGGTATTTAACGCCTTCTGGCAGGACCGACGTTTTCTGCCGTCGCTGCTGCAACAGGAGCTGGCTATTGCCGGGCGTCTGGGCAAGAAAAGCGGTCACGGCGTTTATCGCTGGCCTGTTGAAGCAGCGCCGGAACTGGCGTTGGCTGCGGTACCAGCAGCGAGTGGTGCAAAGAATATTAAGCGTGACGTTGTCACTGAACTGGACGAGGTGCTGCTGCTGGAAACCACTGGCGAAACCGCGCTGGCCTTAAGCGTACAGCACAACCGCCCGGTGGTGCTGTACGACTACGCGGCGGGCGACACGGTAGTGCTGGCAAGTGCTGCCATCAATTCACAAGCCGCCACCGACAAAGCGGTTTATTTCTACCAGCAGCAGGGCAAAAAGGTGCTGCGCATCGCCGATTATCCGGGCCTGCTGGTGTGGCGCACGGTGGCGATGCTGGCGAACGAAGCGCTGGACGCGCTGCAAAAAGGCGTCGCCAGCGCCGAGGATATCGATACCGCCATGCGTTTGGGTGTCAACTACCCGCAAGGCCCGATTGGCTGGGGGGAATCACTGGGCTGGGGGCGCGTCCTGCGTTTGCTGGAAAACCTGCAACAGCACT
- the paaG gene encoding 2-(1,2-epoxy-1,2-dihydrophenyl)acetyl-CoA isomerase PaaG: protein MDAFILSDIDQGVMTITLNRPDRLNSFNDAMHQQLSESLKQAERDETIRCLLITGAGRGFCAGQDLNDRNVDPSGPAPDLGMSVERFYNPLVRRLAALPKPVICAVNGVAAGAGATLALGCDIVLAARSAKFVMAFSKLGLVPDCGGSWVLPRVTTRARAMGLMLLGDSLSAEQAAQWGMIWQLVDDAELKDTSLTLARHLASQPTYGLGLIKKALQLAETNSLDDQLDVERDFQRLAGRSDDYREGVSAFLGKRPPQFSGK from the coding sequence GTGGACGCATTCATTCTTAGCGATATCGACCAGGGCGTGATGACCATCACCCTGAACCGCCCGGACCGACTCAACAGCTTTAACGACGCCATGCACCAGCAGTTGTCCGAGAGTCTCAAGCAGGCCGAACGCGACGAGACCATTCGCTGCCTGCTGATTACCGGTGCCGGGCGCGGTTTTTGCGCCGGACAAGACCTGAACGACCGTAACGTTGACCCGAGCGGCCCCGCTCCGGATTTAGGCATGTCGGTGGAGCGTTTTTATAACCCGCTGGTGCGTCGCTTAGCCGCGCTGCCCAAGCCGGTGATTTGTGCGGTCAACGGCGTGGCGGCAGGTGCTGGTGCCACGCTGGCGCTGGGCTGCGATATCGTGCTGGCGGCGCGTTCTGCGAAATTTGTGATGGCTTTCAGCAAACTCGGTCTGGTACCGGACTGCGGCGGTAGCTGGGTATTACCGCGCGTCACCACCCGCGCCCGCGCGATGGGGTTGATGCTGCTGGGCGACAGCTTGAGCGCAGAACAAGCCGCGCAGTGGGGCATGATCTGGCAACTGGTGGATGACGCAGAGCTTAAAGATACCAGCCTGACGCTGGCGCGCCATCTGGCTTCCCAGCCCACCTACGGCTTAGGGCTCATCAAGAAAGCGTTACAGCTGGCGGAAACCAACTCCCTGGATGACCAGCTAGACGTTGAGCGCGATTTCCAGCGCCTTGCCGGGCGCAGCGACGACTATCGCGAGGGCGTCAGCGCCTTCCTCGGCAAACGTCCTCCACAGTTCAGCGGGAAATAA
- the paaF gene encoding 2,3-dehydroadipyl-CoA hydratase PaaF: protein MSELLITRHDRVLQLTLNRPQARNALNDALLTQLAEALESAAADESISVCVISGNTRYFAAGADLNEMAEKDLPATFDDIRPRLWARIDAFNKPLIAVVNGYALGAGCELALLCDLVIAGDNARFGLPEITLGTMPGAGGTQRLIRSVGKALASRMVLSGESIDAQRAQQSGLVSDIHPANLSDEYALTLAATIARHSPLALRAAKQSLRLAQEVSLQAGLTQERQLFTLLSATEDRREGIAAFLEKRTPAFKGR, encoded by the coding sequence ATGAGCGAACTCCTTATTACCCGTCACGACCGCGTTTTACAGCTAACGCTAAACCGTCCGCAGGCGCGTAATGCGCTGAATGACGCGCTGCTGACCCAGCTTGCCGAGGCGCTGGAAAGTGCGGCGGCGGATGAGAGCATTAGTGTCTGCGTGATTAGCGGTAATACCCGTTATTTCGCGGCAGGTGCAGACCTTAACGAAATGGCAGAAAAAGATTTGCCCGCCACCTTTGATGATATTCGTCCGCGCTTATGGGCGCGTATCGATGCCTTTAACAAGCCGCTGATTGCGGTGGTCAACGGCTACGCGCTGGGCGCGGGCTGCGAGCTGGCGCTGCTGTGCGACCTGGTGATCGCCGGGGATAACGCGCGCTTTGGTCTGCCGGAAATCACCCTCGGCACCATGCCGGGGGCCGGTGGGACTCAGCGCCTGATTCGTAGCGTCGGCAAAGCTCTGGCCAGCCGCATGGTACTGAGCGGTGAAAGCATTGACGCCCAGCGGGCACAGCAGTCCGGGCTGGTCAGCGATATCCATCCGGCCAACCTCTCTGACGAATACGCGCTGACACTGGCGGCGACCATCGCTCGCCACTCACCGCTGGCGCTGCGTGCCGCCAAACAGTCGTTACGTCTGGCGCAGGAGGTCAGTTTGCAGGCCGGGCTAACCCAGGAACGTCAGCTGTTTACGCTGCTCAGCGCCACCGAAGACCGTCGCGAAGGCATCGCTGCCTTTTTAGAAAAACGCACCCCAGCCTTCAAAGGACGTTAA
- the paaE gene encoding 1,2-phenylacetyl-CoA epoxidase subunit PaaE, which yields MTIFHSLTVAKVEPETRDAVTITFAIPDALRSAYAFRPGQHLTLKTCLGGEELRRCYSICRSRSPAEISVAVKAIDGGRFSRFAQSDIQQGMEFEVMVPQGHFGYQPQVDRSAHYLAIAAGSGITPMMAIIEATLAMESDSRFTLIYSNRSSHSMMFRQALADLKDRYPQRLQVIHLFSQESMDSDLLQGRIDGDKLRALSEHLLDFSRFDDAFICGPSAMMDDAETTLRALGMPEKAIHLERFNTPGTSVKRATGVQAEGRTVTLRQDGRERLISLSAEDDSILDAALRQGADLPFACKGGVCATCKCKVVRGEVAMAANYSLEADELAAGYVLSCQALPTSGDVVVDFDARGMA from the coding sequence ATGACAATATTTCATTCGCTTACCGTGGCAAAGGTCGAGCCGGAAACCCGCGATGCGGTGACCATCACCTTTGCCATTCCCGACGCGCTGCGTAGCGCCTACGCCTTCCGTCCGGGCCAGCATCTGACGCTGAAAACCTGTCTTGGTGGTGAAGAACTGCGCCGTTGCTACTCCATCTGTCGCAGCCGCTCACCGGCAGAAATCAGCGTGGCGGTGAAAGCCATCGACGGTGGCCGTTTTTCACGCTTCGCCCAGAGCGATATCCAGCAGGGCATGGAATTTGAGGTGATGGTGCCGCAGGGTCACTTTGGCTACCAGCCACAGGTCGATCGCAGCGCCCACTATCTGGCGATCGCCGCCGGTTCCGGGATCACGCCGATGATGGCGATTATCGAAGCCACGCTGGCGATGGAAAGCGACAGCCGCTTCACCCTGATCTATAGCAACCGCAGCAGCCACAGCATGATGTTCCGTCAGGCGCTGGCCGATCTGAAAGACCGCTATCCGCAGCGTTTACAGGTGATCCATCTGTTCAGCCAGGAGTCGATGGACAGCGACCTGTTACAGGGGCGCATCGACGGCGACAAATTGCGCGCGCTGTCTGAGCACCTGCTCGATTTCAGCCGCTTTGACGACGCTTTTATCTGCGGCCCGTCGGCGATGATGGATGACGCTGAAACCACGCTGCGTGCGCTGGGAATGCCGGAAAAAGCCATTCACCTGGAGCGTTTCAATACGCCGGGTACCAGCGTTAAACGCGCCACCGGCGTACAGGCCGAAGGGCGCACCGTGACGTTGCGTCAGGACGGTCGCGAGCGTCTGATTTCGCTCTCTGCGGAAGATGACAGCATTCTCGATGCCGCACTGCGTCAGGGTGCCGACCTGCCGTTTGCCTGCAAAGGCGGCGTCTGCGCTACCTGCAAATGCAAAGTGGTGCGCGGCGAAGTGGCGATGGCAGCCAACTACAGCCTCGAAGCCGATGAACTGGCTGCGGGCTATGTGCTGAGCTGTCAGGCGCTGCCAACCAGCGGCGATGTGGTGGTGGATTTTGATGCGCGGGGGATGGCATGA
- the paaD gene encoding 1,2-phenylacetyl-CoA epoxidase subunit PaaD, whose amino-acid sequence MQRLAAIAPAEVHTVWGLLSAIPDPEVPVLTITDLGMVRSVDRHGDGWVIGFTPTYSGCPATEHLLGEIRAVMTEHGYTPVHIVLQLDPPWTTDWMSPDARERLRQYGISPPQAHACHADEMPKDVLCPRCGSTHSSLISEFGSTACKALYRCESCREPFDYFKCI is encoded by the coding sequence ATGCAACGTCTTGCCGCCATCGCGCCCGCTGAGGTGCACACCGTTTGGGGATTGCTAAGCGCTATCCCCGACCCGGAAGTCCCGGTGCTGACCATTACAGACCTCGGCATGGTCCGCAGTGTAGATCGTCACGGCGACGGCTGGGTGATTGGCTTCACGCCAACCTATTCCGGCTGCCCGGCAACCGAACATCTGTTAGGTGAAATTCGCGCGGTGATGACCGAGCACGGCTACACCCCGGTGCACATTGTGTTGCAGCTTGACCCACCGTGGACTACCGACTGGATGAGCCCGGACGCCCGCGAGCGCCTGCGTCAGTACGGCATCAGCCCGCCGCAGGCCCATGCCTGTCACGCCGACGAAATGCCAAAGGATGTGCTCTGTCCACGCTGCGGCAGCACCCACAGCTCGCTGATTAGCGAATTCGGTTCCACGGCCTGCAAAGCGCTGTATCGCTGCGAAAGCTGCCGTGAACCCTTTGATTACTTTAAATGTATTTGA
- the paaC gene encoding 1,2-phenylacetyl-CoA epoxidase subunit PaaC: MNNLNPVATYALRLGDNGLVLAQRLGAWCGHAPELEIDLALANIALDLLGQARNFLSYAAELNGSGDEDTLAFGRDERQFRNLLLVEQPNGNFADTIARQFFIDVWHVALFSRLVNSRDAQLAAIAAKGLKEVRYHQRFSRGWLERLGNGTEHSANLMQQAVDSLWRFTGELFQADELEIALIAQGIAVDPRELQAQWQATVHTALLDSGLQIPQEAAFRSGGKQGLHSEHLGPMLAEMQYLQRAYPGQQW, from the coding sequence GCCCAGCGTTTAGGCGCGTGGTGCGGCCATGCGCCGGAGCTGGAGATTGACCTGGCGCTGGCAAACATTGCCCTCGATCTGCTCGGTCAGGCGCGCAATTTTCTCAGCTATGCCGCCGAGCTTAACGGCAGCGGCGACGAAGATACGCTGGCCTTTGGTCGCGATGAACGTCAGTTCCGCAATCTGCTGCTGGTCGAACAGCCGAACGGCAACTTTGCCGACACCATCGCCCGCCAGTTCTTTATCGACGTCTGGCACGTGGCGCTATTCAGCCGCCTGGTCAACAGCCGTGACGCACAGCTTGCCGCCATCGCCGCCAAAGGGCTGAAAGAAGTGCGCTATCACCAGCGCTTTAGCCGCGGCTGGCTGGAACGTCTGGGCAACGGCACCGAACACTCGGCAAACCTGATGCAGCAGGCGGTTGATAGCCTGTGGCGCTTCACCGGCGAGCTGTTCCAGGCCGATGAGCTGGAGATCGCTTTAATTGCGCAGGGGATCGCCGTCGATCCGCGTGAACTACAGGCCCAATGGCAGGCGACGGTACACACCGCGCTGCTCGATTCCGGTTTGCAGATCCCGCAAGAAGCGGCGTTTCGCAGCGGCGGCAAACAGGGGCTACACAGCGAACATCTGGGGCCGATGCTGGCCGAGATGCAGTACCTGCAGCGTGCTTACCCCGGTCAACAGTGGTAA